AAACAGCTTCCTCTGTACACAGATGAGACTTGAAAACGTGAATGCAGGAAGGAAAGGAAACCTAAAAGTAGCAACTGAGGTATACATTAAATGCATGAACTCATGGCTCTTTTTGAAGTGTCTGAATCTGAATCACCTTTGGAAATTAAAGAAGTTAGTTACCTTAATCTAGTATACTGTTTTTTGTAGATATTTCAAGTATCACCGTCTCTTCATATGGTGGAAGTCCGGAAAACTAAAGGAGATACACTAGAGTTCCATAAGGTAAAGAGTAATAATAATCACATCCAGTATATCTACTCTGTGTTTCAAGGACAGTTTTGTTACATGTGTTAATCCAACTCTTTACCTTTGCAGTTCTACAAGAAGCTCTCGACCACACTTAACGATGTGGTTTGGAAATCCGGCGAGAGCTCTGGACTTAACAACAAATAAGAACAAAACAACTCTGGATTCAATCAAATCTGTTTGGCTCTCTTATTCTGTATtatcttttgtttcttgtttctttttattggACTCGATTCTTttgaacaatttttaaatatcgAAGGATGTGCGTTAAGgtgtttattatatatttacatacttCGATTGTAGAAGTAGAGAACATTATTATGtgtgtttttacttttttactGGATGAGCAAATCAAGGAAATACGTTGAAAAGGAAGGAGACGACAGCTTTTCGAAAACTATTCtggtaagaaaagaaaaaaaagacgccgttgccggggatcgaacccgggtcacccgcgtgacaggcgggaatacttaccactatactacaacgACTTTGTTGATACTTGAACAACTAGTAAATATATATTCGTATATATTTATCATCCATAACGAAGAGTTGTTCTTTTTGTGGCTGAGACGGTTTCGTATCCGTTATCAAGTAAAATTTGTATGGATCGAAATTTCGAAAATCACTTTCTTGACTGAACATTTTTGAGCGCCATGGCTTCCTTATCTCCGATGACTCAGCCGTCGTTAGTACACATTCCCGGCGAATCCGTCCCCCATCATCACGTACTAGTACCAAGCACGTGCTCTTTCCCGCGGAAGCCAACAACCACGAAACGGATTATCTGTTCGCCGGCAAGGAGTTCCGGTGAGACGTCGACGGACGGAGAAACCGACGGTGGAGGATCTAGCACTACTGCCGTCGATGAAGCGCCGAAAGAGAGTCCATCTTTAATCTCCGCTCTCAACGTCGAACGCGCTCTCCGTGGCCTTCGTAatctctctctttgtctctctctctcttttgttttttttaatgatggACGTGGATGAAAAACATTGATAGCGGTTTGGATTAGAGTGCAGCCATTACAGATGTTGATCACTACGGTCGGCTTGGACTTCTCAGAAACTGTTCTTATGATCaggtttgtgtttttgtttctgttctTGTCCTAAACTCAAGGCAGGTCATGAGTTTTGGGGGATGGTTATAGACAATTTAGTAAGgatttctatttaaaaaaaatattattttacaaatttgggAAACATGTAAATCTTTTCTAAAAGGTCTGGGAGACCAATGCTTCATTAGTTTATGCTCAGCTTAAACTTCAGAATCGTCACTTGAGTATAGAAggattttagaattttttttatttataagatttatattATGACTTGTCATACAAGTTTTCTTTCCTCTCCTTCTCCTTGATAATCTGATTCAGATTAGCAAGTAGATAGATCATAATGAaactgttttttaaaaaaaattatcaggtAAGACTTGGTTACCAAGATAGAGTTAAGGAGCTAATGGGACAAGGGCTAGAcgaagaacagctcaagaacaaGATGGAGCTTGTCaaagtataaaacaaaaaccaaaatcttttTGAATATTACCACATCATCTTTGTGAGATATCATGGGAGTCATATGTATTTTAGGATTCATATACGATCTTGTCGTCGGTGGAAGAGAGAAGGATGTACGATTGGAGTCTAGCCAGAAGCGAAAAAGCAGAGCGGTACATTTGGCCGTTCGAGGTTGACATCATGGAACCCTCCAGGGAAGAGCCTCCTCCTCAGGTATGTGTACCCCCCGCTCTGTTTTGTTTTAGTCCAAATATTGATATTTGAGATCGGCTTCTCGTAATATATACTAATGAGTTTGTGGGGAGAATATTGAGTACAGGAACCAGAGGATGTAGGACCAACGAGGATTCTTGGATACTTCATTGGGGCGTGGCTTGTCCTTGGTGTCGCCCTTTCTGTTGCATTCAATCGTTAGCCACTTTTGTTTCtttcaccatcttcttcctcgccttatattaaatcatttcgagaaaatgtatatttagtaGTCGATTATATACTTAAGTGTATTAATTATCTGACGAATGTTCAAGCTACGTGATTGTAATAAACGTATGTTTATGCATTTTTCCAAGTTTTCCTCTTTACTCGTAGACTACTACGGCCACCACCGTTTGGTTAATGTTTATGGTTTTTTATTCATACGGAATAGGAGTTCCAAATTAATCCTAATTAATAATCTAATACGTTAGTGGTCGATATAATTGCATAGTACATTTACGTGTTCTTGGACCTCAGTGCGTTGATTAGTCCTCGGTTCATGCCATCACGTTGATGTTTGGTCAGGCCCGTGGTTGGAGAAGCTGCATGTCTGAGGGGATAAAAGAATGTTAATTTGAATGCACGAATGGTTCTTGCTGTTGTTTCTGAGGGCTCGAGGAGAGAAAGGAACGAGTATCTATCCCTCATAAGCGTCTTTCAGTAGCGAGGTGTACCATCTTATCTTATCTGATAGCAAAACCCCCACCCCTCCCCCACTGCAACATGTATTCAAATGAAAGCTATGATACAAAAAGATGTTATTAATGTATGTTTTCAACAAAACAAACTAgattttattaatgtttttttgtttctttgaaaCATAAAAATTGATTAATACACTGAAAACTATATTGAACTATAAAAGATATCAATGTTTCAACTTCAGATGTCTTCtctttgatatatatatgtaaaagtTGATTGGATTTATTAAAATGTTCCCACTTCAAATATATCGACAAATCCCATCTCAAGCGCACAATATATAATAAGCACAAAATAAGTGCCAGCCAACGAATTTcacatgagaaaaaaaaaagatacaaaaaaGATGTGCTCTttagtttaaactttaaacGAAAAAAATGTAAGATATCAAACAAAATCACACATTGAAAGTTAGATAAAAAAGTGtagtatataaagaaaatttcaactctaattagtacaaATCATTTtggaaaagaataaaaaaaaattatatgggcTTGTCTCTAGTTAAAAATTGAcaatattatatactaatataacaatatataattGGATATGAGCTTCAAATCCCAACAAAGCAGTTGAGTTTTCTTCCGATGTAGGTTGAGATTCTATGTAAAAGCATCTCATGAACCAGATATCAGCATCACATTTTTCTCTTACTCTAAATGATGtccttttgtctttttttttcatgacaagaaaaaaatcttCATGATTGCAACAAAGGACTAAAAGACAAATAAAATGACACAGACACAGCTATTCACGGCCTAAGGATTAAAGATTTCAGTATTGCAACATGTACACATCGTTTATATTTACTATATGCAGAGCATCAGATAATTGCAATATTGCATTTTCAGCATTGTCTATCATTTATAACATCTCTCATTTCAATATAGGCAAACATTGACAGTTGGGCGTGCATAGCACTTACTTTTGGTAATAGGAAAGTTGtatgaaaaaatagaaaatcatgGAAATTGGAGGTACAAATGAAggattgacaaaaaaaaacagttttttttttcactttgaaACACATTGATTGAAACATAGATAGATACAAAGCCGGAAAGGATACTAGAACCTAAACCGGAAGAAACAAACTTCCCCGGAATCTAAGCCCTATTACAGAGAGGGGGGACATCTAAAAGAACATCATCTCAAACTAATTcaaaaagaaacagagcaacATTATAGAATCAAGTGTTCACATCAAGAAACCCTTCCTCACTTCTCCAAACAAGTCAAGATACAACTAAACTTAGACCTCCCATTAGAATAAGCCCAAACGCAGAGAACCTAATGCTTTTTAAATCCAGCGAGAGTAAACTACCTTCTGTATAAATAAATGGAAATATGTTATTCTGTTACACAAAAtgtaactattttagatataatatttactCTCGATTGAGTTTTCGTACAGAAGGtagttatatatacatttatctaatagttatatatacatatttcatagTTAAACAAAATaacctaaaaaaatattttacatacaaTTTCATTGTTATTGAGGAAAATAAATGTTGTACTAAATTGTTTATAGTCTTCAAAAATTCCCTTGACTATTATGTACAGTTATGTGCAATATTCCTATGATCGCTTTGTTACACTATCTTAGTCGGGAATTTTATACGATTATAAATCGTGGTTGGGTTAGTGTAAAGAAAGTGCTTTATGTTGTTACGTATAATTCGAAAAATGATTAGTCTAAACGAACCTTTTTGCTAATTATCGATATTAAAAATAGACAAAGGAAGAAAAGAACTTGAAGTCAGTAGGATATTTACTAGGTTCACTAATGTTTTTAAACTACTTTATGGGACATGATTCCGGAATTAGTTAATTTAATTCGGGCGGGATTTAGGAATTGTCCTCCTaaaatctttatattttaatcttaAGTTGGtcacaatatttattttttgtaacttttaataCCTAAGTCATCTATACCTATATTCATATGATAAAGTAAATTTGCCTCCCCCACGATTATTATAAAATCAACAGTAAACCCACAATAATTAAAAGTTGCGATCTATGCAGATTATAGAATGAATGATTACATGCAACTATGCGATTATAGAAGGAAggattacaagagatcttcaaatGGTGCAAATAAATTTGGTCAGGCGTGaatcttcataggacggctcagatgatgcagttagacgtaaatcttcataagacaggtagtattgtcggttgtcgaatcgtctatgtaatattcCTACTAATtgtaattgtaatatcataataaatcagcgttaaaaaaaaattgaaagttgCGATTAGAGAGACGAATGTCGTCAATTCTGTGTGTGGGTCATTTATTAACGTTTTAATTTATGCATGTGAAATAAATGAGAacatatccaaattactcaataATCCGAGTAACTGCTTATTACCGGAACAACACTAAATGATTACATCGATTGTCCTGTAGAAGTATAAACAatgctatgtttttttttgaaaaaataaataatgctatgttatctttttgaaatgtacaaattatcttttgaatttttaagagGTATTTAAAAGTAACGTTTTATTTTAGAACGACAAGTCAACAATTTAGTTGTATATAGTTAACTaaatttcatctttttgcaAGCGGATTTTAAGAAAGGAAAATCAAGAAACTATTTTGGTTCGTTCTCTCAAACGAATAAACATAGCCAACTAGTCAGGATTGTATAGTTAGACTGTCAAACAACTTAAcgatgttttgtttttattttaaaatttttaactaaCTTAACGATTTTTTGTGATATAAACTTAaggtttttggttttcttttttagtACATTGATCTTCTctcaaataattaaataaatagttgATGGGGAGGCTTCATCACTTGCATATGGACTTCTTCTAAAGCTAAAGAAggtttttttgactaaaaagcTAAAGAAGGTCGTGACACGATTGTATCTTCTTTGCGTTTTCTCAGttgacaaattaaatattttcttcttactAATCATAATTTAATGTGCAACTAAACCTAATTTTAATTCTCTTCTGATGTCTGAATACTCCTATTGGTCATTATAATTGTTTCAAAAGTCTTTTTATGTCATAACAACCAACCAGTAATTTTCAGCCAATACAGAAATAGTAGCACGATAGACAAATGATTTACAAGTTAACTTTAGGCGTGGGAGAGTTATATAAAAACCGGTGAAGTTTTTAACAACAAAATTATCTAGTCAGTTGCAATGCGATTTTTCTGTTCTCAGAATGATACTTTGTGTGAGAAATAACAACTagataaaacttaaatttatatttctaagtGTTCTTGACTACATGAAAGACGTCGCCGGAAACCTAAACGGCAGACCACCGGAATTTACCGGGAACGGGATCACGGTCACGATCAAAGAAACTATTATAATATATCCaaattttataatcaaatacTACCCAATTCAGCGATTTAAAAGAAATCACAGGAACATATTTAGCGAACAGTATACGCAAATTTATGTGAAATCATTACATGCGTTAGACTGATTATATCAATCACTAATGATTACAGACAAATCCCTAACATTTCCATCAAATTGTTTTGCCGAACAGTGTCTACTCCGTATCTTGTGTGTTAAGGTTTGCTGGATTAAACAAATTTTAAGTTaggaaattataattttataacgtATATGTTTCATCGGAAGAATAACAATCAGGTATGTTGTTGTTTGTATTTCTGGAGCTGTGTTAATCTTCAATCTATAACTAAACTTATGATTTTAATGGAAACATTTACTTCAACCAGTTCTCTTTGTTTGTTTGGCCAATAGTTTCAACTAGCTCATAGAGTTATGGTGATGGAAACTCATTTTTTTGGCTTTTATGAAAAAACAATAACTACGTCATGTATCTATAATGCCGTAAGCATACAGACCAACTTTATTACACAATAAATTTCTTAgatttttctgctttttttctttttgggtacGGGACAGATTTTGAGGATCCTTTAACCATTCTTTTAAGACTCGTTgaatctttttctatttttctttttcctccTTTAGTTATCTTCACATAACTCAGTGTTGACAATTTTAGGAGACGCCTTTAAATCCAATATCTTCGTTTAAACAACAAAACGAATCAAAATACGCTATTAAAAAATACAGTATTGATTTTAACGGCcgaatgaaatttaaaaaatctagcAGTTAAATAAGAATAATCCTAAAGCTGAACTCAGTGGCTATTTATAGCTAAGACACATCTTCTCTCACCACAgacaaaccaaaaataaaaagagtttagtTCCAAAAGCTTCCACCTACAATATAGTCTCTCCAATAGCAAATAGCAAATCACACAACAACACACACAAGAATGATAGCTTACATAGAGCCATACTTCTTGGACAACGAGTCCGACGCTGCCTCCGTCCTGACCGTCACCGGGAGATCTTCCGACGGTGTTTCTGAGTCACTCAACATCCAAGGGGAAATCTTGTGCGGCGGCTCTGCCGCCAATATCGCCGGGAAGGACTTTGGTGGCATGAACTGTGTGAAGCCTCTCGCCGTAGTGAGACCGGTTGGACCGGAGGATATCGCCGGAGCGGTGAGAGCAGCTCTGAGTTCCGATAAACTCACGGTGGCGGCCCGTGGAAACGGCCATTCTATCAACGGCCAAGCCATGGCGGAAGGAGGGCTCGTCGTCGACATGCGGTCCACCGCCGATAATCATTTCGAGGTTGGTTTCTTGGCCGGTGGCGATGGTGGTGGTACGGCGTTCGTCGACGTCTCCGGATGGGCATTATGGGAAAATGTGCTGAAACGGTGCGTTTCGGAGTACGGTTTGGCGCCGAGGTCGTGGACTGATTACCTCGGGTTAACTGTAGGCGGGACGTTGTCTAATGCCGGCGTTAGTGGACAAGCGTTCCGTTACGGTCCGCAGACGTCAAATGTAACGGAGTTAGACGTGGTAACGGGGAATGGTGACGTGGTTACTTGCTCGGAGATGGAGAACTCGGAgctcttcttctctgttttagGTGGTCTTGGCCAATTCGGTATCATCACCAGAGCTAGGGTTTTGCTTCAGCCAGCACCAGATATGGTGATTACTTAAAAccccaaaattaaaataatattttataatctcAATTTGATATTTATCTAATCCAATCAAAATCAGAGAATttggattattatttttttttaaatgaatgatgagtgatttttaattttatataaatgattgTATTAGGTGAGGTGGATAAGAATAGTATACACCGAGTTCGACGAGTTCAGTCGGGACGCTGAGTGGCTAGTGAGTCAGAAGGACGAGGCATCGTTTGATTACGTGGAGGGATTCGTATTCGTCAACGGAGACGACCCGGTCAACGGCTGGCCAGCAGTTCCACTCCACCCGGACCACGTTTTTGACCCGACCCGACTCCCACAATCTTCTGGGTCGGTTCTTTACTGCCTCGAACTTGCTCTTCACTACCGAGACTCTGACTCAAACTCAACCGTCGACAAGGTAACTTTCAAACTCTCTGCAATAGTTTGTTGTTATAGCAACCGTTCATTTTCATGATCCGACGGTGGCGGAAGCTTCGGATTTTCTAGAAACGGCcccgtttttttcttttctcgcTAATATTGACTCGACACGTATTTAATACAGGACCGCTTTGAGTTTTCTCGACCTCCATGATTAGCATAAGATTCAAAAatagtgaaagaaaaaaagataatataatttatgaataaggAAATATAATAGGGTGTTGAAAGGGAATTATACAGTCTCTTGTCTGACTGCATAATATGAAACGGACTATACATTGGGTAATGTATCTTCCATTTTGGATTTTCTgacagaaaattaaaattaaatgtgatttttttctttcaagtgCCCACTTCTTGACCACGTTATTACGAGAACGACCTCTGTCTTCATTTCTCATTGAAACCCATAGTTACCATTCTAACTCAATTATTTAGGTTAGGACACACTTGTGACATGTCCATTGGTCATGCGTTAGAactgtatttatatattttacaagcTAACGTTCTCAAGTAAACAACATTGATGGTTTTGATTTCAACCGGTCCCAGAAAATGactaaaaaatcttttttttttttttgctaaaatgactaaaaattCTTGccatcgttttttttttattttgccaTCGTCTTATATGTGGCATGTATCTGTTGATCCTTGAATGTACTGAAATACCCCTGacctgtttttttcttcttttttctgaaAGAGAGTGGAGAGATTGATCGGACGGCTGAGATTTGACGAAGGGTTGAGGTTCGAGGTGGATCTGCCTTACGTTGACTTTTTACTGAGAGTAAAACGGTCCGAGGAGATGGCAAAAGTGAACGGCACGTGGGAAACGCCACACCCTTGGCTTAACCTCTTTGTGTCGAAGCGTGACATTGGAGATTTCGAACAGAAGGTCTTCAAGGAGCTTGTCAAGAATGGAGTCGGTGGGCCTATGCTGGTCTACCCACTCTTGCGAAGCAGGTGAATATCACCTTCGCTCTTTTATTACTAGGACCCATTTTTTTAATCTCTTCTTACATTTCGGGTTCGACAAGGCAATCTATCTATATCTTAAAGAAGACTATTTATTACAAGATCGGTCTAGTTCAGTTTTTTATTATGGCACGTGTTAATCAATAGTTTTAAGGTTAGTATTAATACGACGCCGTATTAGGTATTACGGTTGGGTGGGTGACGGAGTTAGATTGCAGCCGTCGTTAAGGTTAGCGTCATTTTGGGAAAAGTTGTGTCTGAAAGTTGAAATCTGTGGGGACAAAGATACGGTAATGGGACCCAGTATATACtaaagttaattttatttacttattttcttttttagttaATAATCCTTTTGTACTTTTACTGAGCTGTGATGTATGGATCCGAGGGTAGTTTTgtcttgagattttttttttactcttatGTGGAAAACGAGATTTGCTGGTACTAACTGGTAGACGTAAGAAAATGAAATCACTCGAATGGATTACTGCAAAGAGCCAAAGAGGCTGCCTAACTTTATCTTTATTGACCGATTTGTCCTTTTATATTTGGcatgatgattttatatttgactttTTGTTCGATTTAGTAGTGGTGTTAACTAGGAATGATGAACTTTTAATCAGGTGGGATGACCGTACGTCAGTGGTTTTACCGGAAGGAGAGATATTCTACATTGTGGCATTGCTTCGGTTCGTGCCGCCTGGTGCTAAAGCTTCATCGGTCGATAAGTTGGTGGCTCAAAATCAGGAGATTGTTCAATGGTGTGTCAAAAATGGAATAGATTTCAAATTGTATCTTCCTCATTACAAGTCTCGAGAGGAGTGGATTCGTCACTTTGGAAACCGATGGTCGAGATTTGTTGATAGGAAAGCTATGTTTGATCCCATGGCCATCCTTTCGCCGGGTCAAAAGGTTTTCAGTAGGGCTCTTTGACCCCCTATTGTTCGTTTTTACTTCGGTATTCTTGAGTTTTGTGGgataaatgtaatttttatgtAATTCTTTTTTTCCGATTTTTATATGTAATGGACCTTTGCGTCTTGTCCAATTATGGAGTTCACTTCAAAAGAAAAACGTCCTTTTTTgttcaatataaaattttctaaacaattaattatatagCCATGTATTTAACACCAGCTAGTAATTGTTTTGTGTCTTTCTTTTCTTGGTATCCCCGATCTATAGAAAGATCCGTACTAATCTCCAATGAGATATGCAGCTTACGAATAGATCAATTAACTTACCAATAAATCATTTATTGGGATATGTAAATGGACCGTAATCAAATATTcatgtgacttagtttcgcatagcaAGTAAATCATATCTGAAACGTATTAGCATCCGAAACACCTTTCTTTACCACTTATGTCTTTCTTTTTAACCTTTCGTGAGGTAAGGAATAGCTAAGGCTCATCTGAATGATATGGACATATGAAGTAACACATTGATGAAATAAATCGTATGAATGTATGTAAGAGATTTTGGATTGATGTTCCCGGTTCAATGTTGCCTCGGTTATTTCACTTGTAAACCAGCTCCAAACTTTGGTTTTAGgacaaaattaatattattttttattttcaagaaGATTTTGGATCGATGATTTTTTGTGTGTAAATTTTGAATTCAACCTGTGTCAGTATTGTTCTGTGAGTTATATCATtgtttatgtaatttttaaaaaatcattagtaGTTAATTTATTCGTCCCGGTTAGATGGTTGATTCCAAAACTCCTTTCATGTATGCACTAGCAATATGTAATTTAACCCATAAACTGAAGTATCAATTCGGTTTGCCCCTACACTTTTGTACGTATTGAAAAAAATCTTTCGCATATACGTATTAGATTTGATTAGTATTAGATTTGATTTGCGTTATCAGAATTTGATTTTCAGGTAAAAAAGGTTAGTTGGTATAAGTGAATTTTGATATACATATTTATGTTAtgtctttaattttatttagtgtTTTTATACATGATTTGAACTCGCGGTTAAATCGGTAAACCTAATGATCCATGCATATTATGattcaaagttaaaaaaaaattcgataGAACCCAATACTAATCTAAAAACTCACCACTAACTTTtattaaatctgaaaatattcttaaaaaaattgatggaaaattttatatacttttaaatattacataaaactaaataaactataaaatttgtgatttttaGACTCTGA
The sequence above is drawn from the Raphanus sativus cultivar WK10039 chromosome 7, ASM80110v3, whole genome shotgun sequence genome and encodes:
- the LOC108816048 gene encoding NAD(P)H-quinone oxidoreductase subunit U, chloroplastic, with the translated sequence MASLSPMTQPSLVHIPGESVPHHHVLVPSTCSFPRKPTTTKRIICSPARSSGETSTDGETDGGGSSTTAVDEAPKESPSLISALNVERALRGLPITDVDHYGRLGLLRNCSYDQVRLGYQDRVKELMGQGLDEEQLKNKMELVKDSYTILSSVEERRMYDWSLARSEKAERYIWPFEVDIMEPSREEPPPQEPEDVGPTRILGYFIGAWLVLGVALSVAFNR
- the LOC108816044 gene encoding cytokinin dehydrogenase 7, with amino-acid sequence MIAYIEPYFLDNESDAASVLTVTGRSSDGVSESLNIQGEILCGGSAANIAGKDFGGMNCVKPLAVVRPVGPEDIAGAVRAALSSDKLTVAARGNGHSINGQAMAEGGLVVDMRSTADNHFEVGFLAGGDGGGTAFVDVSGWALWENVLKRCVSEYGLAPRSWTDYLGLTVGGTLSNAGVSGQAFRYGPQTSNVTELDVVTGNGDVVTCSEMENSELFFSVLGGLGQFGIITRARVLLQPAPDMVRWIRIVYTEFDEFSRDAEWLVSQKDEASFDYVEGFVFVNGDDPVNGWPAVPLHPDHVFDPTRLPQSSGSVLYCLELALHYRDSDSNSTVDKRVERLIGRLRFDEGLRFEVDLPYVDFLLRVKRSEEMAKVNGTWETPHPWLNLFVSKRDIGDFEQKVFKELVKNGVGGPMLVYPLLRSRWDDRTSVVLPEGEIFYIVALLRFVPPGAKASSVDKLVAQNQEIVQWCVKNGIDFKLYLPHYKSREEWIRHFGNRWSRFVDRKAMFDPMAILSPGQKVFSRAL